Proteins co-encoded in one Rudaeicoccus suwonensis genomic window:
- a CDS encoding glycosyltransferase family 2 protein, with amino-acid sequence MTTASIVIPTRGGAQRLPLLLHTLEHQSTDDWEALVVIDGDIDDSASVVRIFADLPIRTIVFPQNRGRSHALNAGFTAAQGEVFIRVDDDFELSPGHVAAHIAAHASGPCGAIGLTRNVALTNRYWRVYGAAADERSRHDAHSMPADQRWRLWGGNTSIDRGSFTRVGGFDTTYAGYGWEDVDFGYRVAQLGLPIHLVEDAEALHHMASVDTQTRARRAFDSGRAQRHFEALHGAGSSRDRSTPSSWWRRATDTTAGALTSARVQALSKAVDATLPVLPPPIARKAVAFTVEASATAGFTEQPDE; translated from the coding sequence ATGACGACCGCATCGATCGTCATACCGACCCGTGGCGGCGCCCAGCGGCTGCCGCTGCTGCTGCACACACTTGAGCACCAGAGCACCGACGACTGGGAGGCCCTGGTCGTGATCGACGGCGACATCGACGACTCCGCGTCGGTGGTGCGGATCTTCGCGGACCTGCCGATCCGCACGATCGTGTTTCCGCAGAACCGCGGCCGCTCCCACGCCCTCAACGCCGGATTCACCGCTGCACAGGGCGAGGTGTTCATCCGGGTCGACGACGACTTCGAACTCTCCCCCGGGCATGTCGCTGCCCACATCGCCGCACATGCAAGCGGTCCATGCGGTGCCATCGGGCTGACCCGCAACGTCGCCCTGACCAACAGATATTGGCGGGTGTATGGCGCTGCCGCCGACGAGCGCAGCCGTCACGACGCGCACAGCATGCCCGCGGACCAACGCTGGCGGCTGTGGGGCGGCAACACCTCCATCGACCGCGGCTCGTTCACGAGGGTGGGCGGCTTCGACACCACCTACGCCGGATACGGCTGGGAAGACGTGGATTTCGGCTACCGCGTCGCCCAGCTGGGTCTGCCGATCCACCTGGTCGAGGATGCCGAGGCGCTGCACCACATGGCATCCGTCGACACGCAGACCAGGGCGCGCCGAGCGTTCGACTCCGGCCGCGCCCAGCGACACTTCGAGGCGTTGCACGGCGCCGGCAGCAGCCGTGACAGGAGCACGCCGTCGTCGTGGTGGCGTCGCGCGACAGACACCACTGCGGGCGCCCTCACCTCGGCCCGGGTTCAGGCGCTGTCGAAGGCTGTCGACGCCACACTGCCGGTGCTGCCACCGCCGATCGCACGCAAGGCGGTCGCATTCACCGTCGAGGCGTCCGCCACGGCCGGCTTCACGGAGCAGCCCGATGAGTGA
- a CDS encoding glycosyltransferase family 4 protein, with amino-acid sequence MSALTIAANNPTIGGGEVMLLAMADAARNAGRGVRIVAPGIDSEVTNAARDAGFDTVGIDSSTRGGYLRGLREWDRRHRRGVLWCNGLRPAVATAGRRGRVIHLHQIPSPRQQPLATMARKGSVATVVPSVMMQHHVPHSRVLANWTADAHPRSRCSGSIFVVGYLGRLSSDKGVPVLCAAIDRLRRRGTQVSLLIAGESRFVPPADAQLVSAAISELGDTARSIGWVSRSQFFDSVDLAVFPSVWAEPFGLVAAEAMAARCPFIVSDAGALPEVTGPDYPWVTAAGDPAALADRIEAAMTANWSATVADSRDRWESEFSPAAGAARFLELLDDVLVRAKGHV; translated from the coding sequence ATGAGCGCGCTGACGATCGCAGCCAACAATCCCACCATCGGTGGGGGTGAGGTGATGTTGCTGGCCATGGCTGATGCCGCCCGCAACGCAGGCCGCGGCGTGCGGATCGTCGCCCCCGGCATCGACAGCGAGGTGACGAACGCCGCGCGCGATGCGGGCTTCGACACCGTGGGGATCGACTCCAGCACACGCGGCGGCTACCTGCGCGGCCTGCGCGAGTGGGACCGCCGCCACCGGCGCGGTGTGCTGTGGTGCAACGGGCTGCGCCCTGCGGTCGCCACGGCGGGACGCCGCGGCCGCGTCATACATCTGCATCAGATCCCTTCGCCGCGACAACAACCACTGGCCACCATGGCGCGCAAGGGTTCCGTCGCGACGGTCGTACCGTCGGTGATGATGCAGCACCACGTGCCTCACTCACGCGTGCTCGCCAATTGGACGGCAGACGCACATCCTCGATCCCGTTGCAGTGGAAGCATTTTCGTCGTCGGCTACCTCGGGCGACTGTCCAGCGACAAGGGTGTGCCTGTGTTGTGCGCGGCGATCGATCGACTGCGCAGACGCGGGACGCAGGTCTCCCTGCTGATCGCCGGCGAGTCGCGTTTCGTCCCACCAGCAGACGCGCAGCTCGTGTCCGCGGCAATCAGCGAACTAGGGGACACTGCACGCTCGATCGGGTGGGTGAGCCGTTCGCAGTTCTTCGACTCCGTCGACCTGGCCGTCTTTCCTTCCGTGTGGGCCGAACCCTTCGGGCTGGTGGCCGCCGAAGCGATGGCAGCACGCTGCCCGTTCATCGTCAGCGATGCCGGCGCCCTGCCGGAGGTCACCGGGCCCGACTACCCGTGGGTGACTGCCGCCGGTGATCCCGCTGCCCTGGCTGACCGCATCGAAGCGGCGATGACCGCGAATTGGTCTGCGACAGTTGCAGATTCACGCGACCGTTGGGAGTCGGAGTTCTCACCCGCAGCCGGAGCAGCGCGCTTCCTCGAACTGCTGGACGATGTTCTGGTGAGAGCGAAGGGGCACGTATGA